In a single window of the Methylophaga frappieri genome:
- the xseA gene encoding exodeoxyribonuclease VII large subunit gives MAAPVTSDSSSKLAKRQVTDIYGVSRLVRETRQLLDGSFPLLWVEGEISNLAMPGSGHLYFTLKDEAAQVRCAMFRGRNQYLRLTPENGMQVLLRVRVTLYEGRGEFQLIVEHMESAGSGALQRAYEALKARLGLAGLFDTAHKKTLPSAPTVIGIVSSPDGAAVHDILSVLKRRFPAVNVIIYPTAVQGETAPSQIKAAIELAASRKECEVLIVGRGGGSLEDLWAFNDEKVAQAIFACQIPVISAVGHEVDFTIADFVADVRAPTPSAAAEMAVPDMTDLLRSLAQTQNRLSLTIKRRLQQQNHYLHYLRQRLPHPRHALRSQQELLQRLCYQLQSTMQRRLQSAYQRTDFLQARILHPQAKIAFQRQKLLGLEKQLNAHWQHHIQSVSQRLQRSQQQVGALQGRLHKTLHQQLQSRRQSLTQQARTLSAVSPLNTLDRGYSITSCDDGRVVTNSAQVTTGDAVSIRLHQGVLQCKVMGKR, from the coding sequence ATGGCAGCACCTGTCACATCTGATTCAAGCTCGAAACTCGCCAAGCGTCAGGTTACGGATATCTATGGGGTGTCGCGATTGGTGCGTGAGACCCGACAACTCCTGGATGGCAGCTTCCCATTGCTTTGGGTTGAGGGCGAAATTTCTAATCTGGCCATGCCTGGATCCGGACATCTCTACTTTACGCTTAAAGATGAGGCAGCGCAGGTGCGTTGCGCAATGTTTCGCGGCCGCAATCAATACCTCCGGTTGACGCCTGAAAACGGCATGCAGGTGTTATTGCGGGTTCGCGTTACGTTGTATGAAGGACGCGGCGAGTTTCAGCTCATCGTTGAACACATGGAGTCTGCGGGCAGTGGTGCGCTGCAGCGGGCATACGAAGCGCTAAAAGCTCGGTTAGGGCTGGCCGGCCTGTTTGATACTGCACATAAAAAAACCTTACCGTCTGCGCCAACGGTTATCGGTATCGTTTCCTCGCCGGATGGGGCGGCTGTGCACGATATTTTGAGTGTATTAAAACGTCGCTTTCCGGCGGTAAACGTGATTATTTATCCCACTGCAGTTCAGGGTGAAACTGCGCCATCACAGATTAAGGCGGCGATTGAACTGGCTGCGAGTCGAAAAGAGTGTGAGGTATTGATTGTGGGGCGGGGCGGTGGCTCATTGGAAGACTTATGGGCATTTAATGATGAAAAAGTAGCACAAGCGATTTTTGCTTGTCAGATACCAGTTATCAGCGCGGTAGGACATGAGGTCGATTTTACCATTGCGGATTTCGTCGCTGATGTGCGTGCACCCACACCTTCTGCGGCGGCAGAAATGGCCGTACCCGATATGACTGATCTGCTTAGAAGTTTAGCGCAGACCCAAAACCGACTGTCGTTGACGATCAAGCGGAGGTTGCAGCAGCAAAACCACTATTTGCATTATCTCAGACAGCGGCTGCCGCATCCTCGACATGCATTACGCAGCCAACAGGAATTACTTCAGCGATTGTGCTACCAGTTGCAAAGCACCATGCAACGTCGCCTGCAGTCCGCCTATCAGCGGACCGATTTTTTGCAGGCCAGAATACTGCATCCACAGGCAAAAATTGCGTTTCAACGCCAGAAACTGCTGGGGCTGGAGAAACAATTGAATGCGCATTGGCAGCATCATATTCAGTCAGTGAGCCAGCGATTGCAGCGATCTCAACAACAAGTGGGTGCGTTACAGGGCCGATTACATAAAACATTGCATCAGCAGTTGCAATCGCGTCGTCAGTCACTCACTCAGCAGGCACGAACGTTGTCAGCAGTCAGTCCGCTGAATACCCTGGATCGTGGTTACAGTATTACCAGTTGTGATGACGGTCGTGTGGTGACAAACAGCGCGCAGGTCACCACGGGCGATGCGGTCTCGATTCGTCTGCATCAGGGGGTATTGCAGTGCAAGGTGATGGGGAAGCGCTAA
- the lptC gene encoding LPS export ABC transporter periplasmic protein LptC gives MNAIFNLSRLTRLGLLVAVVVSLWLLLASEPEPTTRNTNPVSDERSSDYAMTDFVMTVMDTNGYPQRIIEGREAAHYPDGDRTQIIKPEGLIMHQQKDDWIMQADMADTTGKGEHIVLTGNVIITNKDQPSIQLLTDLMHLDTVNNTAYTDRPVVMRSPNGDTHAVGFHAALQEETINLHSRVRGQYDAPATN, from the coding sequence TTGAACGCCATCTTTAATCTGTCCAGACTGACCCGTCTCGGGCTGCTTGTTGCGGTAGTGGTGAGTCTATGGCTTTTGCTGGCCAGTGAACCTGAACCAACCACGCGCAACACCAATCCAGTCAGCGACGAACGAAGCAGCGATTACGCAATGACCGATTTCGTCATGACGGTGATGGATACCAATGGCTATCCGCAACGGATTATCGAAGGTCGAGAAGCAGCCCATTATCCTGATGGCGATCGGACACAAATCATCAAACCGGAAGGCCTGATCATGCATCAACAAAAAGATGATTGGATTATGCAAGCCGATATGGCCGATACCACTGGTAAGGGAGAACACATTGTGCTGACCGGGAATGTTATTATCACCAACAAGGATCAGCCTTCGATACAATTGTTGACCGATCTGATGCATCTGGACACCGTCAATAATACGGCCTATACCGATCGTCCGGTTGTGATGCGGTCACCCAATGGGGACACGCATGCGGTTGGCTTTCATGCCGCTTTACAGGAAGAAACCATCAATTTGCATTCAAGGGTAAGAGGACAATATGATGCGCCTGCAACTAACTAG
- the lptB gene encoding LPS export ABC transporter ATP-binding protein: MRKLAAQHLAKQYGSRQVVKQISLEVNSGEIVGLLGPNGAGKTTSFYMIVGLVPVDRGHIFLDQQEVTREPMHLRAQRGIGYLPQEASVFRKLTVEQNLRAIIETRQDLTADAASSLLDRLLSDFHIEPIRDALGMALSGGERRRVEIARALATEPDFILLDEPFAGVDPISVLDIQGIIKDLAARGIGILITDHNVRETLSVCQRAYIFNEGEVIARGTPAEILKNEQVLNVYLGREFRL; the protein is encoded by the coding sequence ATGCGTAAACTTGCTGCACAGCACCTTGCCAAACAGTATGGCTCTCGTCAGGTCGTCAAACAGATTTCGCTAGAAGTTAACAGCGGCGAGATAGTCGGCTTATTGGGACCCAATGGCGCGGGCAAAACCACCAGTTTTTATATGATCGTCGGCTTAGTCCCCGTAGATCGGGGGCATATCTTTCTGGACCAACAGGAAGTCACTCGTGAGCCCATGCATCTGCGCGCCCAGCGCGGTATCGGCTATCTACCCCAGGAGGCATCGGTATTTCGTAAACTAACGGTAGAACAGAACCTGCGAGCCATTATCGAAACACGGCAGGATCTCACTGCCGACGCGGCTTCGTCTCTGCTTGATCGTCTGCTGAGTGATTTTCATATTGAACCCATTCGTGACGCGCTGGGTATGGCCTTGTCCGGCGGCGAACGACGGCGTGTCGAAATTGCCCGCGCCTTGGCAACCGAGCCTGATTTTATTTTACTTGATGAGCCTTTTGCCGGTGTCGATCCGATTTCTGTACTCGACATTCAAGGCATCATTAAAGATCTGGCCGCACGCGGTATCGGCATCCTGATTACCGACCACAATGTCCGAGAAACGCTGAGCGTCTGTCAGCGCGCCTATATCTTTAACGAAGGGGAAGTCATTGCCAGAGGGACCCCGGCAGAGATATTAAAAAATGAACAAGTCCTCAATGTTTATCTGGGTCGCGAGTTCAGGCTTTAA
- the lptA gene encoding lipopolysaccharide transport periplasmic protein LptA gives MMRLQLTSLLLFWLPIVAWALPSDRDEPINIEADHAQMDDASGVAQYKGDAILTQGTLRIEGDIITFYYDENKQLKKAVAEGKLATYKQVHKPGEEPVRAKALRMDYFAGDQKIYLIGEGYVWQNGDEFKGNQIEYDIARNVVFANSRSVDIDGESRSSGRVHVTIQPPGQRQQAPAAEPAVPAETIQAPSQTGDTSYPTGVVSTVLNIRTGPGTQYERIATFAANTEVLVLTRQQQWAQVKGMVDGEPTIGWVNARYLQDAP, from the coding sequence ATGATGCGCCTGCAACTAACTAGCCTGCTTCTTTTCTGGCTGCCAATCGTGGCTTGGGCATTACCAAGTGATAGAGATGAGCCAATCAATATCGAAGCGGATCATGCCCAGATGGACGACGCGTCGGGTGTCGCCCAGTACAAAGGTGATGCGATCCTGACTCAAGGCACTTTGCGTATTGAAGGCGATATCATCACCTTTTATTACGATGAGAATAAACAACTGAAAAAAGCCGTTGCCGAAGGAAAACTGGCCACTTATAAACAAGTCCATAAACCCGGTGAAGAACCCGTTCGTGCCAAAGCATTACGCATGGATTATTTCGCTGGTGATCAAAAAATTTACTTGATTGGTGAAGGTTACGTCTGGCAGAACGGGGATGAATTTAAAGGCAATCAAATCGAATACGATATTGCCCGTAATGTGGTTTTTGCCAATTCACGCTCTGTTGATATTGATGGCGAAAGCCGGAGCAGTGGCCGTGTACACGTCACTATTCAGCCTCCAGGACAACGTCAGCAAGCACCCGCTGCCGAGCCCGCAGTGCCAGCCGAAACTATTCAGGCGCCGTCACAAACCGGAGATACTTCCTACCCGACTGGTGTTGTCTCCACCGTATTGAATATTCGCACGGGACCAGGGACACAATACGAACGGATTGCCACTTTTGCTGCCAATACCGAGGTGCTAGTTCTGACACGTCAGCAACAATGGGCACAGGTCAAAGGCATGGTCGATGGCGAACCAACCATCGGCTGGGTAAATGCACGTTATCTGCAGGATGCGCCCTAA
- the kdsC gene encoding 3-deoxy-manno-octulosonate-8-phosphatase KdsC gives MQDILARAKQIKLLIFDVDGVLTDGRIIIGDDGQEYKAFHSRDGHGMRLLQYTGVEIGIITGRTSKTVEHRMQNLGINHVYQGQKVKLPAFEELTAKLGINPEQCAYVGDDWVDLSIMSRAGLSIAVQDADARTKQHAHWITPSCGGQGAAREVCELIMEAQGTLQDQFERHL, from the coding sequence ATGCAAGACATTCTGGCGAGAGCCAAACAAATCAAACTGCTTATTTTTGACGTTGATGGCGTCCTCACGGATGGTCGCATCATTATCGGTGACGATGGTCAGGAATATAAAGCCTTTCATTCGCGTGACGGTCATGGCATGAGGTTGCTTCAATATACCGGGGTTGAGATAGGCATTATTACCGGCCGGACCTCCAAGACGGTGGAGCATCGTATGCAAAACCTGGGTATCAACCACGTCTATCAGGGACAAAAGGTCAAGTTACCGGCTTTTGAAGAATTGACCGCCAAACTGGGCATCAATCCCGAGCAGTGTGCTTATGTGGGCGACGACTGGGTCGATTTGTCGATCATGAGTCGAGCTGGGCTTTCGATTGCAGTGCAGGATGCAGATGCGCGTACCAAACAACATGCGCATTGGATTACGCCATCTTGCGGTGGCCAAGGTGCTGCACGTGAGGTCTGTGAACTCATTATGGAAGCGCAGGGTACCCTGCAGGATCAATTTGAACGCCATCTTTAA
- the guaA gene encoding glutamine-hydrolyzing GMP synthase, producing the protein MSSNIHDHRILILDFGSQYTQLIARRIREAGVYCELRNPEMSEAEIRAFNPRGIILSGGPDSTIGDAAPSAPQCVFELGLPVLGICYGMQTMAQQLGGQVESSAHREFGYARIRARGHSELLREIEDHTTTEGWGMLDVWMSHGDRVASLPEGFKVIASTDSAPIAGMANESRRFYGVQFHPEVTHTTQGQRMIERFLIDICGCETLWTSANIIEDSIAAIREQVGDDEVLLGLSGGVDSSVVAALLHKAIGDQLTCVFVDNGLLRQNEGDQVMAMFAKHMGIRVIRADAEDRFLNALEGIDDPEQKRKIIGNKFVDIFDEEAAKLKNVKWLAQGTIYPDVIESAAAKTGKAHVIKTHHNVGGLPEHMKLKLVEPLRELFKDEVRKLGVELGLPSDMVYRHPFPGPGLGVRILGEVKKEFADLLRKADQIFIAELRKHDLYDKTSQAFAVFLPVKSVGVMGDGRRYDYVVSLRAVETIDFMTARWANLPYDFLDLVSRRIINETAGISRVVYDISGKPPATIEWE; encoded by the coding sequence ATGAGCAGCAATATTCACGATCACCGCATCCTCATCCTGGATTTTGGTTCGCAATACACGCAATTAATCGCCCGCCGCATTCGCGAAGCGGGCGTTTATTGTGAGTTACGCAACCCGGAAATGTCTGAAGCGGAAATTCGTGCGTTTAATCCCAGGGGCATCATTCTTTCTGGCGGCCCCGACTCCACCATTGGTGACGCTGCGCCGAGTGCGCCACAATGTGTTTTTGAACTGGGACTGCCAGTTTTAGGCATCTGCTACGGCATGCAAACCATGGCACAACAATTGGGCGGACAGGTGGAATCATCCGCTCATCGCGAATTTGGTTATGCCCGTATTCGCGCGCGTGGCCATTCCGAACTGCTCCGTGAGATTGAAGATCATACGACAACCGAAGGCTGGGGCATGCTGGATGTGTGGATGAGCCATGGTGATCGCGTTGCCAGTTTGCCGGAAGGCTTTAAGGTGATAGCAAGTACAGATAGCGCGCCAATTGCCGGTATGGCGAATGAATCGCGTCGGTTCTACGGTGTACAGTTTCACCCAGAGGTCACCCACACCACCCAGGGACAACGCATGATTGAGCGTTTCCTGATTGATATCTGTGGCTGTGAAACCTTGTGGACCTCTGCCAATATCATCGAAGACAGTATTGCTGCCATTCGCGAACAAGTGGGCGATGACGAAGTGTTATTGGGTTTGTCAGGTGGTGTTGACTCCTCGGTTGTAGCAGCATTACTGCATAAAGCGATTGGTGATCAACTGACCTGTGTCTTTGTTGATAACGGTCTGCTGCGTCAAAACGAAGGCGATCAGGTCATGGCCATGTTTGCCAAACACATGGGCATTCGTGTGATCCGCGCTGATGCCGAAGATCGTTTCCTCAACGCTTTGGAAGGCATCGATGATCCGGAACAAAAACGCAAAATCATCGGCAATAAGTTTGTCGACATTTTTGATGAAGAAGCCGCCAAACTGAAAAACGTCAAATGGCTGGCCCAAGGCACGATTTACCCGGATGTAATCGAGTCTGCCGCCGCAAAAACCGGTAAAGCGCATGTGATCAAAACACACCATAACGTCGGTGGATTGCCTGAGCACATGAAACTCAAACTGGTCGAACCATTACGCGAATTATTTAAAGACGAAGTCCGTAAACTCGGCGTCGAACTCGGTTTACCTTCAGACATGGTTTATCGTCACCCTTTCCCTGGCCCGGGTCTTGGCGTCAGAATTCTGGGTGAAGTGAAAAAAGAATTCGCCGACTTATTACGCAAAGCCGATCAAATCTTCATCGCAGAATTACGCAAACACGACCTATATGACAAAACCAGTCAGGCATTTGCTGTCTTTCTGCCGGTGAAATCCGTCGGTGTAATGGGTGATGGCCGCCGTTATGATTATGTTGTGTCACTGCGTGCCGTGGAAACGATCGACTTTATGACCGCACGCTGGGCTAACTTGCCATACGATTTTCTGGATCTGGTTTCACGCCGCATCATTAATGAAACTGCCGGTATTTCACGGGTGGTCTACGACATTTCCGGCAAACCGCCTGCCACTATCGAGTGGGAATGA
- a CDS encoding ABC transporter substrate-binding protein: MSCYRRFLLCLLLVLPGSLLAVEESRTLTPVTVKLHWLHQFQFAGIYAAIEAGYYRDAGLNVTIETAWEPPHDEVESGEVEFGFSGAGLVVERLNGRPFVALAAIFQRSPYTWLVLAESSIEEPTDFIGKTVTRHSSVDDLSAILWQQNIDTTKINFVPRQPNDLQRLIAGEIDILPAYVSNEPYYLEQRNIAYRAISPHDFDINFYSDILFTSEQFLRESPEIVAAFHRATLQGWEDALNYPDAVIDTILRNYNTQQKTRAHLYYEANALKSLSLYPMVEIGHMTLARWQAIADYYQKQGVVNNSQPLAGFLYEPPSERDVTAWQWGLLLLALIAIMALLGFHLKRRHSLLLKSQVAEKTAALAQELQHRKTLENYAKREGERLKTVLDNTQDGVITIDASGKISHFNQAASTLFGYQPDDVIGKNITMLMPATFRHQHEQGMLRFLQHGESNVIGSAVQVEALHKSGQTIPIELTLSAYQWESQYFFTGIARDISLRQAEHQALITAKEEAEKANQAKSEFLSAMSHELRTPLNAIMGFAQLLKMDIQNQLSAEQSSHLDIILQSGSHLAKLINDVLELSRIESGNLDVTLVPVNVSQVIEDCLPFLQTLAHDNSIQIDIPPATNHWVKADATRLKQVMINLLSNAIKYNRPQGMVSISLDELSDNQILRITITDTGIGIPKQLQTRLFTAFDRLGQDASGIEGSGVGLVVTQRLIEAMQGRIGFDSREGEGSRFWLDLALMQTKMTPSPAPVDTESLPEIQSSQSVPGGKTMTVLYVEDNPANIQLMQAYFRQHSHCVMHSCKTAETALQAITTLKPELILIDINLPGMNGLEATRQIRQMPGMKPVPIVAITAAAMPHEQQRASGLFDAYLTKPLNFNELDIFLQNNLSP, translated from the coding sequence ATGTCCTGTTACCGCCGCTTTCTGTTGTGTCTGTTGCTTGTCTTGCCAGGCTCTTTGCTGGCAGTCGAGGAAAGTCGAACGCTGACACCGGTGACCGTCAAACTGCACTGGCTTCATCAATTTCAGTTTGCTGGCATATACGCTGCCATCGAAGCGGGTTACTATCGTGATGCCGGGCTGAATGTCACTATCGAAACCGCTTGGGAACCGCCTCATGATGAAGTAGAAAGCGGTGAAGTTGAGTTTGGTTTTTCTGGTGCCGGGCTGGTTGTCGAACGCCTTAACGGACGCCCTTTTGTGGCGCTAGCTGCCATTTTCCAACGCAGTCCTTATACCTGGCTGGTGCTCGCTGAGAGTTCAATTGAAGAACCCACCGACTTTATTGGCAAAACCGTCACGCGACATTCCTCGGTAGATGATTTGTCAGCCATCCTCTGGCAGCAGAATATCGACACCACGAAAATTAACTTTGTGCCACGCCAACCAAACGATCTGCAACGCCTTATTGCCGGGGAGATAGATATTTTGCCAGCTTATGTTTCCAACGAACCTTATTATCTGGAACAGCGGAATATCGCTTATCGGGCTATCTCCCCCCATGACTTTGATATTAATTTTTACAGCGATATTCTGTTTACCAGTGAGCAGTTTTTACGTGAGTCGCCAGAAATCGTCGCTGCTTTTCATCGGGCAACACTGCAAGGCTGGGAAGATGCCCTGAACTATCCTGACGCCGTTATTGACACTATCCTGCGTAATTACAACACGCAACAGAAGACACGTGCCCACCTCTACTACGAAGCGAACGCATTAAAATCTCTCAGCCTTTATCCTATGGTGGAGATTGGTCATATGACACTGGCTCGATGGCAGGCCATCGCAGATTATTATCAAAAACAAGGCGTCGTGAATAATAGCCAGCCGCTGGCTGGATTTCTGTATGAGCCGCCCTCAGAAAGGGATGTGACCGCTTGGCAATGGGGCTTGCTGTTATTAGCTCTGATCGCCATCATGGCCTTACTCGGTTTTCATCTAAAACGCCGTCACAGTTTACTTCTGAAAAGTCAGGTGGCCGAAAAAACTGCGGCGCTGGCGCAGGAATTACAACATCGAAAAACACTCGAAAATTATGCCAAACGTGAAGGAGAACGATTAAAAACCGTACTGGATAATACTCAGGACGGCGTCATCACGATCGATGCCAGTGGCAAAATTAGCCATTTTAATCAAGCCGCATCCACTTTGTTTGGCTATCAACCTGATGATGTCATTGGCAAAAACATCACCATGTTAATGCCGGCGACTTTTCGTCATCAACATGAACAGGGAATGCTGCGTTTTCTGCAACATGGCGAATCAAACGTGATTGGTTCAGCAGTGCAAGTTGAGGCGTTGCATAAGAGTGGTCAGACAATCCCGATTGAGCTGACACTCAGTGCCTATCAATGGGAGTCACAATACTTTTTTACCGGTATCGCTCGCGATATCTCTTTGCGACAGGCGGAACATCAAGCTTTGATTACCGCCAAGGAGGAAGCAGAAAAAGCCAATCAGGCCAAGTCAGAATTTCTCTCGGCCATGAGTCATGAGCTGAGAACGCCATTAAATGCCATCATGGGCTTTGCCCAACTGCTAAAAATGGATATCCAGAATCAACTTTCAGCAGAGCAAAGCAGCCACCTTGATATTATTTTGCAAAGCGGTTCGCATCTTGCCAAATTGATCAATGATGTTCTGGAATTGTCGCGCATCGAGTCCGGCAATCTTGATGTTACTCTGGTGCCCGTGAATGTCAGTCAGGTGATTGAGGACTGTTTGCCTTTTTTGCAAACGTTGGCGCATGACAACAGCATCCAAATTGATATCCCGCCCGCGACTAATCATTGGGTCAAGGCGGATGCAACCCGGCTGAAACAGGTGATGATTAATCTGCTCAGCAACGCGATTAAATACAACCGGCCACAGGGCATGGTCAGTATCAGTCTGGATGAACTCTCAGACAACCAGATCTTGCGAATCACCATTACCGATACCGGGATAGGCATTCCAAAACAGCTTCAAACACGTTTATTTACTGCATTTGATCGGCTTGGTCAGGATGCCTCCGGCATTGAAGGTAGCGGTGTTGGACTGGTAGTAACCCAACGTCTGATTGAGGCTATGCAAGGGCGTATTGGGTTTGATAGCCGCGAAGGTGAAGGCAGTCGCTTTTGGCTTGATTTGGCATTGATGCAAACCAAGATGACGCCGTCACCAGCGCCTGTCGACACTGAATCCTTGCCAGAAATCCAGTCAAGTCAGTCTGTGCCTGGTGGCAAAACCATGACCGTACTGTATGTCGAAGATAACCCGGCCAATATACAACTCATGCAAGCGTATTTCCGCCAGCATTCACACTGTGTCATGCATAGCTGTAAAACTGCCGAAACGGCATTACAGGCAATTACCACACTAAAACCAGAATTAATTTTGATTGATATTAATTTACCTGGCATGAATGGCTTGGAAGCAACCCGTCAGATTCGGCAAATGCCGGGGATGAAACCCGTCCCTATTGTTGCCATCACCGCCGCTGCCATGCCGCATGAACAACAACGTGCCAGCGGCTTGTTTGATGCCTATTTAACCAAACCACTCAATTTCAATGAGTTGGATATTTTTTTACAAAATAACCTGTCCCCATAA
- the guaB gene encoding IMP dehydrogenase codes for MRIAQEALTFDDVLLLPAYSNVLPREVSLTTQLTREISLNIPLLSAAMDTVTESRLAIAMAQEGGMGILHKNMTIEQQTEEVRRVKKFESGVVRDPITVSPTTTIGEVVALTRAHSISGVPVVDGDDLVGIVTSRDLRFETHFDSPVSEIMTGKDKLVTVGEDASREEVLHLLHSNRIEKVLVVDNNFHLQGMITVKDIQKQTDNPLASKDAQERLRVGAAVGIGAESQTRVAALAAAGVDVIVVDTAHGHSQGVLDMVKWVKQHYPELQVIGGNIATAEAAKALADAGADAVKVGIGPGSICTTRIVAGVGVPQISAISNVAAALAGTGVPLIADGGVRFSGDIAKAIVAGAQAIMVGGMFAGTEEAPGEVELYQGRAYKSYRGMGSMGAMSQKQGSSDRYFQESSDADKLVPEGIEGRVPFKGNLSPLIHQLMGGLRASMGYTGSRTIEEMRTKPEFVRVTSAGMSESHVHDVTITKEAPNYRIS; via the coding sequence ATGAGAATTGCGCAAGAAGCCCTGACATTTGACGACGTGCTGCTCCTGCCTGCCTACTCCAACGTGTTACCACGTGAAGTGAGTTTGACCACACAGCTGACCCGTGAAATCAGTTTGAACATCCCATTATTGTCCGCTGCCATGGATACCGTGACCGAAAGCCGGCTGGCCATTGCTATGGCACAGGAAGGTGGTATGGGTATTTTGCACAAAAACATGACCATTGAACAACAAACTGAAGAAGTGCGTCGTGTGAAAAAGTTTGAGAGTGGCGTTGTGCGTGATCCAATTACCGTCAGCCCCACCACAACGATTGGTGAGGTTGTTGCCCTGACCCGTGCGCACAGCATTTCCGGTGTGCCAGTTGTGGACGGCGATGATCTGGTCGGTATCGTTACCAGCCGTGATCTGCGATTTGAAACCCACTTCGATAGCCCTGTTTCAGAAATCATGACCGGCAAAGACAAACTGGTGACGGTTGGTGAAGACGCCAGTCGCGAAGAAGTCCTGCACCTATTGCATAGTAATCGCATCGAAAAGGTGTTGGTTGTCGATAACAACTTCCATCTTCAGGGCATGATCACAGTCAAAGATATTCAAAAACAAACCGATAATCCCCTCGCATCGAAAGATGCTCAGGAGCGTTTACGCGTCGGGGCCGCGGTGGGTATTGGCGCTGAAAGTCAAACACGGGTTGCGGCTTTAGCTGCTGCGGGCGTTGATGTCATCGTCGTCGATACGGCGCACGGGCACTCCCAAGGGGTGTTGGATATGGTCAAATGGGTCAAACAACATTACCCGGAATTACAGGTTATTGGTGGCAATATTGCCACGGCAGAAGCGGCTAAAGCGTTAGCTGATGCCGGTGCCGATGCCGTCAAGGTTGGTATTGGACCAGGCTCGATTTGTACAACGCGCATCGTGGCTGGTGTTGGTGTGCCGCAAATATCTGCTATCAGTAACGTTGCTGCTGCTCTGGCCGGTACTGGCGTGCCGCTGATTGCTGATGGTGGCGTGCGCTTTTCGGGTGATATTGCCAAGGCCATTGTCGCTGGCGCACAGGCCATTATGGTTGGCGGTATGTTTGCCGGTACCGAAGAAGCGCCAGGGGAAGTCGAGCTTTATCAGGGCCGCGCATACAAATCTTATCGTGGCATGGGCTCAATGGGTGCGATGTCGCAAAAACAAGGTTCCAGTGACCGTTACTTTCAGGAGTCCAGCGATGCCGACAAACTGGTTCCAGAAGGTATTGAAGGCAGAGTGCCATTCAAAGGCAATCTAAGCCCGTTAATTCATCAATTGATGGGGGGCCTGCGCGCCAGTATGGGCTATACCGGTAGCCGTACCATTGAAGAAATGCGAACCAAACCTGAATTTGTCAGAGTGACCTCTGCCGGCATGAGTGAAAGCCACGTCCACGATGTCACTATTACTAAAGAAGCCCCGAATTACCGGATTAGCTAA